The following proteins come from a genomic window of Falsibacillus albus:
- a CDS encoding SRPBCC family protein: MEHIRKTEIFNAPIEKVWKAVSTSNGLEAWFMPNDFEPVEGHEFHLNAGQFGMSPCKVTMVDPPNGLSFDWGKDWFVIFELKEVDGKTEFTLIHGGWDADKVTEFGAPHKVVRVNMDQGWTGIVGKLKDFIEG; this comes from the coding sequence ATGGAACACATTCGAAAGACAGAGATATTCAATGCACCGATAGAAAAGGTATGGAAGGCCGTCTCCACCTCAAATGGTTTGGAAGCATGGTTCATGCCGAATGATTTTGAACCGGTTGAAGGCCACGAATTTCATTTGAACGCCGGTCAATTCGGTATGTCCCCATGCAAAGTAACGATGGTTGATCCGCCTAATGGTCTATCTTTTGACTGGGGCAAGGATTGGTTCGTCATATTTGAATTGAAGGAAGTCGATGGAAAAACGGAATTCACTTTGATTCATGGTGGCTGGGATGCCGACAAGGTAACGGAATTCGGAGCACCTCATAAGGTTGTAAGAGTAAACATGGATCAGGGATGGACAGGAATCGTTGGCAAGTTAAAAGACTTCATTGAGGGATAA